The Alkalihalobacillus sp. LMS6 genomic interval TGCACAAAAAACCCGCGGGTAATTTCCCACGGGCTGTTGACGACCATTCAATTAGAATTTGCTTTGGTATGCAGTAAGCTCCCAAGCATGAACACTTGTACGGAAATCGTCCCACTCGCCACGTTTTAAATCGATGTATTCACCGAATGCGTGCTCACCGAATGTCTTTCGTCCAATTTCACCAGCTTCAAAACGATTAACCGCCGCTTCTAAACTTGTTGGTAGATTTTCAATACCACGCTCATTAATTTCAGCAGGAGTCATGTTGAAAATATCTGCATCAACAGAAGCCGGGCATTCTGTTTCGTTATCTACTCCATCGAGACCCGCCGCTGCCACAACCGCAAACGCAAGGTATGGATTGGCTGAAGGATCTGGACAACGAATTTCCACACGCGTACCTGCTCCTCTTGTTGCCGGGATACGCACAAGCGCTGAACGGTTTGAGGCAGACCACGCAATATAACACGGTGCTTCATAACCGGGAACAAGGCGCTTATACGAATTCACAAGCGGGTTCGTAACCGCAACGAAATCTTTTACGTTATCAAGTAATCCAGCGATAAAGTGATACGCCGTTTTCGATAAAGCGATCTTATCATCTTCGTTGTAAAAACTATTTTCTTGCTTCTCGATATCAAATAGAGACATATTCACGTGCATGCCGTTTCCATTTTCTCCACCTAATGGCTTAGGCATAAACGTTGCATGAAGACCAAACTGCTTCGCCACAGTTTTAACAACCCACTTGTACGTTGTCGCAGCATCGGCAGAACCAAGGGCATCTGAATATTTAAAATTTATTTCATGCTGTCCAATTGCTACTTCGTGGTGTGAAGCTTCAATTGTAAAGCCCATCATCCGTAACGCTTTATAGATGGCTAGACGTACTTTTTCACCATCATCTTTTGGTGACGGCTCAAAATATCCACCAACGTCTTGTGTGCGTAAAGTAGGTTGACCAAACTCATCTGTATCAAATAAAAAGAACTCTAGCTCAGGCCCGACACTGATTGAATATCCTTTGTCTGCTGCACGCTTTACGGTTTTCTTTAAGATGTTACGAGGATCTCCATCAAAGTCAGAGCCATCCGGCTTTTTTACGCTACATAAAAACCTCGCCTCTGAGTAGCCCTCTTCTTCTGTCCAAGGTAAAACAGCGAAAGTGGATAGGTCAGGATTTAAATATAAATCAGACTGGTTAATTGGCGTGAAGCCTGTAATTGATGACCCGTCAAACATCGTTTCACCATTCACAGCTTGGTCCAACTGTTCTGCTGTAATCGTTACATGCTTGAGCATTCCTTCAATATCAACAAACTGCATATGAAGAAGCTCAACGTTCTTCTTTTCAATTGTCTCCTTAATTGTCTCTAACAAACTTTCTCTCGTCGGCGCTTGAGTTGCCATCTCGAAACACTCCCCTAGTTATCAGATATTCGTCTCATCTTTTTTTCTTACTACTACTCTATGATGGAAAAGAGGAACGCGCAATTAATTTGTCAGATAATCTAACATACTATTCAACAAGAAAATTCGTACAACGTTGTGCTCGACTATTATAAAAAAGACACCTCATGATGAGATGTCTTCTTCAATGTTACAGCTGCTCTACGGGCTCTTTCGGCTTGCGAACAAGCGCCATAATACCTGCGATGATATAAAGAATCATCGGAACGGCAGGGATTAAGAATGCTAATAATAAAAAGCTCGTTGCCCCGTAGAAAACGGCGGAACCTAAAAATAGAATACTTGCGATTACAGGTTTGTTTTTCAACAATATAACCGCCACAATACCAGCTATCGCAGGTAGAAGCGAACCAATTGTCAGCATTGTGAAGTTAATCATATCGAACGTTTCAATTACTTCATTTGCTTCCTCTTCAGTTAATGGGTCGGTGCCTGATTCAACAAGTTCACTACTTTCTTCAGTCAGTTCCATAAAAACTTCTTCAAAAAGGCCCTGATTGTCGCCAATTGCTAAAACTCCCAAAAACAACGTTCCAAGAAAGAACATGACAAGACCAATGATCCCTAATACTCTTTCCCCTGTTCGTTTAATCATTTTTTCATCTCTCCTTTTTTCCGTCCCCTTGCTTACTTATGTAATACATTATGCTTTTATGATCGTATCATAATTAGAAACGGGTTTACAGAAAAAAACCTGCGAAAATCTCGCAGGTTTTTCAATCTATTAAGACGAGCGTTTCGCCCATTGGCGCTTTTGACCGCCTTTTTGCTGGTCGCTGCTCTTGCTACGCTTTTGATTATACGCATTACGACGATCTTTGCTACGGCCATCGCGACGACGGTTTCCACCATTTCCGCCGCGTCCATCTTGACGCTTTTTCGAACGTAACGGCGCTTCACTTGTAAGTGCTACAGGTGTTTCGTCTGGCTCTTTTGTCAGAAGCTTAAGCGCAGCAGATAGCGCTGTAACAGCATCCGTTTCTTGCAAAATTTCTTTTGCTTCCACACGATAGAGGTCCTGTTCCTCATCAGATGCAAGGTCACGAAGCTGGTTGAGTACAAGTTGTTTCTGTCCAGCTAACGCTTCTTCATAAGTTGGTTTCGGACGTGCTGTCATGCGTTTTTTTGATACTTTTTCAATTAACTTCACGTGGTCACGTTCAGGTTTCGTTGAAAGCGTAATCGCAATCCCTGATTTACCGGCACGACCTGTACGTCCAATTCTGTGAACGTAGCTCTCAGGATCTTGCGGCAAATCAAAGTTAAATACGTGTGTAACGCCACTAATATCAAGTCCACGTGCTGCAACATCTGTCGCAACTAAGATATCAATTAGCCCGCTCTTAAATTTACGCAAGACGCTATTACGTTTCGCTTGGTTTAAATCACCGTGTAAACCTTCTGCACGGTATCCGCGCTTAATAAGAGCTTCCGACAGCTCATCAACACGGCGTTTTGTACGACCGAATACGATCGATAGTTCTGGTGTTTCTAAGTCAAGTAGACGACAGAACACATCGAACTTCTCACGCTCGTGTACTTCAACGTACTGCTGTGCAATGTTTTCCATTGTCACTTCTTTTGCTTTAACCGCAATACGCTTCGGATTTTTCATAAATTTGCTCGCTAATGATTCCATACGGCGAGGCATTGTCGCTGAGAAAAGAAGCGTTTGTCTTGTCTCGCGTGGTGTTTCCGCTAAGATGGTTTCAATGTCTTCAATGAAACCCATGTTTAGCATTTCGTCGGCTTCATCAAGCACAACCGTTTCGATTGTTTGCAAACGAACGGTTCCTCTACGCATGTGGTCCATTAAACGACCAGGTGTTGCAACAATGACATGCGGCTTCGCTTTCAAAGCACGAATTTGCTTACCAAAGTCTTCTCCACCATATACAACAACTGTGCGAACACCTTTTTCGCGGCCGAACTGTCTTACGGACTGTTCAACCTGGTTCGCTAATTCACGAGTTGGTGCTAATACAAGCCCCTGTAAAACCGGTTGTGATGCGTCAATACGATCCACCATTGGAATACCAAATGCGCCAGTTTTCCCCGTTCCGGTTTGCGCTTGGCCGATGACATCCTCACCGTCTTTTACAAGTTCTATTGTTTGCTGTTGAATAGGTGTCGGCTCCGTAAAGCCCATGTTAGTGATGGCTTGAACAACGCGTGTGTCCAGACCAAATTGATCAAACTGTGTCAAGTTTTAAAAACTCCTCATTTTTTTAATTTAAGCGCCTTAAACGCATCGAAAAGGCTGTCTTGATGCAAAAAGCCAGGGACGTCGGCTCGCTTTGAACATCGAGACAGCCTTAAAGCTCTCTTGATCTCTAATTCTTCAACTATACATCATCGGCGCTCATCTGTACTCAAGCAAATATCTTAACATATTATTTTACCTTCTGCAATGTTTGATTTTTGATCAAACTCATTCATGATGATTAATTCTACATTTCCTTTACGGGCACTTGTATCCGAATTGACTAATCGCGTCACTTCAACGGTACACACTTTGTATTCGCTGTAGAGCGCGCGAATAACCGGTGACTCCCCTAAACTTAGAATGACGTGACAACCGTTTCGATCCAATTCCGTGAACACTCGCTTTAAGCGAATGTGGTCATATAACGTAAACGTCTTTGCATACGCATTAAACGCAGTTGATCGTTCTGAAAAATACGGCGGATCAAGGTAGACAAAATCCCCTTTTTTTGCAGTTGCCAACGTATCTTCAAAATCTTGATGGACAAATGTCACTTCAGCACGTTGCAAATAATCACTTGCTTGTCGCACAACTTGTTCATTTGTAATATTCACTTTTTTATAGTGGCCATACGGCATATTCACCTGTCCTTTTCGATTCACACGATACATCCCCCCATAGCCAACACGGTTTAAAAATAAAAAACGTGAAGCCCGCTCAACGATAGACAGTGTTTGAAAACTAGTCGAGCGATCTAAATCGCGAACCGCATAATAATATGCCTCCTGATTTTGATGAAAAGACAATTCCTGTAACAAAAGATCCGAGTGATCGCGAATCACGTGATACGTATCCACTAGCTGATCATTAATATCACCAATCAGCGCTTTTTCAGGTGCTAAAGAGAAAAACAAAGCCGCTCCTCCCGCAAAAGGTTCAATATACGTTCCATAGGAAGTCGGAACCAGTTGATGCAAAACAGGCAAAAGTTGTCTTTTTCCTCCTGTCCATTTTATCGGGGTGCGCAATTTCTTCTCCATAACCAATCTCCTCCAACTAGGTATGTTAACCACTATACCCGTTTTACGGCGTCTTTAGTCCTGAGTCGAGGAGCGCACAAAAGCAAAACTTCTTTTTTAAAAAATGAACAATGATTATGCGCTATAAGAGAACCCTTCGCTTTCCACAGGCACGGCCTCAGCCTCTTTCGCGAATACTCGCTACAGTGTCTTCAGACACGTGCTTTCCTGCAGGAGTCTCGGGTTCTTATAACAACATAATAGTGAACAACGAAAAGACGTTCATACGTCTTTTCACTATGTTTATATTCTTTTATCTAAACCTCTTCTACAATCATTCAGCTTCAGGTGGCTCCTCGCCGTTTAGGAAAGCTCGGAATGTCTCCGCTTCCTGATTCCCTGTCACACGACGAACTTCTTGTCCATCTTCAAACGCAATTAACGTTGGCGTTGATTGAATGCCATACGATGCTGATTCATACTCTAACACGTTGTATTGATCAATATAAACATCTTCATCGT includes:
- the glnA gene encoding type I glutamate--ammonia ligase, with translation MATQAPTRESLLETIKETIEKKNVELLHMQFVDIEGMLKHVTITAEQLDQAVNGETMFDGSSITGFTPINQSDLYLNPDLSTFAVLPWTEEEGYSEARFLCSVKKPDGSDFDGDPRNILKKTVKRAADKGYSISVGPELEFFLFDTDEFGQPTLRTQDVGGYFEPSPKDDGEKVRLAIYKALRMMGFTIEASHHEVAIGQHEINFKYSDALGSADAATTYKWVVKTVAKQFGLHATFMPKPLGGENGNGMHVNMSLFDIEKQENSFYNEDDKIALSKTAYHFIAGLLDNVKDFVAVTNPLVNSYKRLVPGYEAPCYIAWSASNRSALVRIPATRGAGTRVEIRCPDPSANPYLAFAVVAAAGLDGVDNETECPASVDADIFNMTPAEINERGIENLPTSLEAAVNRFEAGEIGRKTFGEHAFGEYIDLKRGEWDDFRTSVHAWELTAYQSKF
- a CDS encoding Dam family site-specific DNA-(adenine-N6)-methyltransferase, with product MEKKLRTPIKWTGGKRQLLPVLHQLVPTSYGTYIEPFAGGAALFFSLAPEKALIGDINDQLVDTYHVIRDHSDLLLQELSFHQNQEAYYYAVRDLDRSTSFQTLSIVERASRFLFLNRVGYGGMYRVNRKGQVNMPYGHYKKVNITNEQVVRQASDYLQRAEVTFVHQDFEDTLATAKKGDFVYLDPPYFSERSTAFNAYAKTFTLYDHIRLKRVFTELDRNGCHVILSLGESPVIRALYSEYKVCTVEVTRLVNSDTSARKGNVELIIMNEFDQKSNIAEGKIIC
- a CDS encoding DUF4064 domain-containing protein, yielding MIKRTGERVLGIIGLVMFFLGTLFLGVLAIGDNQGLFEEVFMELTEESSELVESGTDPLTEEEANEVIETFDMINFTMLTIGSLLPAIAGIVAVILLKNKPVIASILFLGSAVFYGATSFLLLAFLIPAVPMILYIIAGIMALVRKPKEPVEQL
- a CDS encoding DEAD/DEAH box helicase, producing MTQFDQFGLDTRVVQAITNMGFTEPTPIQQQTIELVKDGEDVIGQAQTGTGKTGAFGIPMVDRIDASQPVLQGLVLAPTRELANQVEQSVRQFGREKGVRTVVVYGGEDFGKQIRALKAKPHVIVATPGRLMDHMRRGTVRLQTIETVVLDEADEMLNMGFIEDIETILAETPRETRQTLLFSATMPRRMESLASKFMKNPKRIAVKAKEVTMENIAQQYVEVHEREKFDVFCRLLDLETPELSIVFGRTKRRVDELSEALIKRGYRAEGLHGDLNQAKRNSVLRKFKSGLIDILVATDVAARGLDISGVTHVFNFDLPQDPESYVHRIGRTGRAGKSGIAITLSTKPERDHVKLIEKVSKKRMTARPKPTYEEALAGQKQLVLNQLRDLASDEEQDLYRVEAKEILQETDAVTALSAALKLLTKEPDETPVALTSEAPLRSKKRQDGRGGNGGNRRRDGRSKDRRNAYNQKRSKSSDQQKGGQKRQWAKRSS